DNA from Solanum stenotomum isolate F172 chromosome 3, ASM1918654v1, whole genome shotgun sequence:
cacaaaattaaagaacatttaGAACATTCCACGtatctttactttcttaagCTGTGTATCTAAGTCACAAccatataaataaattgaaaagtaGGGAGTAATACATATGATGTAGAATCCACAATCGCCTAAATAAAAAGTTATCAAAAAGGTACCAACTTTAATCTAATAAGACTATATCAGAACTGCAGTAGAAACgatttgacccaaaaaaaaaaacatatttgaagAAATGGGTTTTACTAAAAACCCAATAAAAAGTTATGAGAAATTCAAATAGGGGAAACTTGTAATTGGTACCTGATTAAGGGAAGAGACTATGTCTTCCTTGGGTAAGCTGATTGCTCTCGCTTCATGGGTCGCAGTGAAAAGGGGAAAGAGGAAAAGTGCAGTGGATGTAGAGAATGACACTGACACAGTTTTTTGAGTAAGTTTAGGAAGATTTAAGACTATAGGTGGTgatgaagtagaagaagaagaagaagaagggggcGGAGGAAGAGGTGATTTAGCGGTGGCTGAAGCTCTAAGTGCCATCACTTTTCAGCCTCTTTGCCACTGCTTGTTTGCAGACTCTTGTTGATTATGATGAAGTAATGGATTTTGTCCTACTAATTGAGACTACTAGTATTATAGATGATGGGCAATGTGTGATGAGAAATTGAGAAACAACTCTTAACGGCTGAATTTCATGTTCCTCTTCTTTGGTCCTTATTATCCGACGTGGCATTATAAAATACTGATGAAGCTATAGGATCATGACACGTGGATTATAAGATGAGAAAACGTGGGGCCTATTCTTTCCTATTGTGTACCGCATCCGTCTGCAATTTGGTTATTAGTAGTAGACAGTAGTACTTTCTTgatatcaattttaattttgtttcaaaaaaaagtagACAATAGTACTGGTTTGTGAGATTAGTAGTacaacaattttgttttttcttgtgAAATTCATTTGATTTTTTGCCTACTTTGATTAATTTCACAAGATGTGTGTCTCATTTTCCATCAATAATAAGTATATCAGATAATTCTATTAATCAAGTCTAGGACATATGGAAATTGAGACCTTTCATTCCTTTCACTTGTTAACTTTTCCCTCTAACATTGCTGTTTGTACAACTTtaaccacaaatacaacataatCCGTGTGATTCCACAAGTGGGTAATGGGTTTAGAGAGGATAGAGGATACACAATATTAATTATCTCTATCTTATTATAAGGTACAGAGATTGTTTTCGATAATTTTAACCATAAATAGTGCGGAAAATCTTACTACTATAGTACTATTGAGCACACTGCTTCAAAATCCTCAGGGAATATGCCAAAGTACATTAAACATATGACCTCATGGAGTATAACATGACATAatgttaataatattttctgcAAAAATAATGTTGAATCCTGAGTTAGCAGCCAACCCACACTTTGCAAGACCTTTAGCCACTCtgtaaattttactttttttttttttttttttgcaattgtAACCACATgctgttttaatttttttgagaaaaaagccaaaaaaaaaaaaaaagttttcaagATCAAGCGGGCTCTTAATTAGCGAAGTGTATATTTTGGGCTCTTAACTTGCAAGTTCCTATTGGGAAGATCAATGGACCACCAGTGTCTAATCATCTTGGGCCAAAGCCCTATTTGCTTTTAGCCCAACAGAACAAACCCAAATTGAGACCTAGATCTGGATTGATTGGGCTAACTGTTTAAGCTAAATTCAAAAGTTAAGGATACGAGGCAATCAACCCCTACTAGTACTTGGTtataaaatgggaaaaaataCGTAGAATAGCAAACATTTAGCCTATATTAGTTACTATAGCTAcagtttaagaaaattgtaattcGCGGCTACAGTTTCTGCAATTCTTAATATTCACCtgatttgtatatttcacttgatttgtataaattcagaatttgtataattcgattcctgattgtataaattcggagttttgtatatgcttacccttGCTAATTCTTGATATTCGCCtgatttgtatatttcacttgatttgtataaattcagaatttgtataattcagttcttgattgtataaatttggagttttgtatatgcttaccttgctatttgtatatgatttataagaaattcataataaattatcatgtttgtatattaacaagcgaaatatacaaacaaaattctgaaaaatttctaaatgtattttgtatatacttaccatatttgtatatttgcaagtgaaatatacaaaccgCAGCTTCCATAGCAAACAAAACTATATATGTGGAGCGCAATTATTGAAACCATAGCTACTAAGCCTTATTTTATCTATTATGTTTGCTATTTCTAATATTTTCTCTTAGAAAaacccaaaatattataaaaccGTAAAAGGGCAAGAAATctcattttctttgaaattacaaaaaaataagcTCTATTTTCTTGGTTGctcattttctttgaaattacTAGTCAATCTGAgcgcacctcaactaatttttATGTTGATCAGAGATAGCAGATACCCCATGCGACAGTAACCAGATTTCTGCAGCAATATCTAAACCATAAATATTGGAAACAATTAACAATGTGAGGATTATTTTGAACAGTGCATGACAAAATCCACCAAACAGTTTGACGTAAGCATATGTTAAAGTACAATTAATGAGAATCGAAGTATGAGAGTATTAAAATGAGAATGTTCTAAGAGACTAACAAAGACATACACTATGtgacaacaacaaaatattagTTTTTCACATTTCTGAGAGGAGAGAGAGTGAAGTCTAATAATCAGAAAGAAACACAAAAGAGCTCTATTCATTTTTGGACTTTTGATGaattaattttgtttgttgGCTCTTGGAAGTACGCATTAGTTGTGCTAACCTTTTATCATTTTAAGTTGATCCTATAACAAGACACGACAAATATTATTTGTAGCTTAGCACCTACTGTTTCAACATTTCAGCTCTATGCATTATACTAGTTTATCAATTTTTCATATCATATCTAACTTACAATTAGGGGCGGAGCTAGTAAGGATCTAGGAGGTTCATCGGAACACTCTTCAAtggaaaattatattgtttatacatggttaaatctacttttacatatatatactaagATCAAGTGAGTGAGTGAAAGGCATGGCAAAAGCGCGAGTTTGACTTGCGAACAATTAGCAAGTGAAGGACCGATCCTTTTACGCCAATACTGTTGCGGGACTATTGTTGCTAGACTGGTACTTGGCAGCTCATGATGAGCAATATATAGATGGGATCCTCTTcgatttttttgtgtgtttatttttcataatttgaatcACCATAGTGAAAATCCTGACTCTATTACAGCCTAccctaacaaatatttttttaataactagTCCTaatttactttgaaattgagACATActaattgttattgtattttggTATCAATGATGATGCCATTTATAACATGTATATTATAATCTTTCAACTACTAAAATATCCCAATAAGGACAATCAACACAAcattaaatacaaaaaaaccAGTATTAATTTCCCCATCCACCTAATCATAAAACTAAACCACTTGTAATCTCCTCTCTAACTAAGTATTAGAATGGAAAACTCAAAATCCCCATCAGAGTCCTTCAATAACTCATCCAAAAATAAGCCAATTTCCTCAAATGATGGAAAGAAATTTATTGGAGTTAGACAAAGGCCATCAGGCAGATGGGTTGCTGAAATCAAAGAAACTTCACAAAAACTCAGGCTATGGCTTGGTACTTTTGACAAAGCAGAGGAAGCTGCTTTGGCTTATGATAGTGCTGCACGTCTCCTTCGAGGAAGAAACGCGAAAACAAATTTCAAGAACCAGGGAATCTTGAAACCAAATGAAGAGAATTGCAGTTTGTTGGAAAAAAATCCAAGATTATATCAACTTATGAAACATGCCATCATGAAGAAACTTGCAgggaaatatcaaaataatgaaCGTTTAGAAACAGAGGAGGCATTAGTTCAAGAAAGTATAAATAAAGAAGAGATCTGTGGGATTCAATTACAGGGAAGTTCAAAGGTTTATTCTTCAGTGATTGTGGCTCCTTCTTTTAGTAATAATGAAAAATCGTACCAACTTTAGATGTCTTGATAGTATTAAACAGTTGTTAGGTTGTATTAGCTTTTCACATCATATTTGGTTTGTTTCTAGTGAGATTAGTTTTAATGCAATACATGTTTACTTTTTAATACCTAagtttatttgatgttttcttCTTAGGTTTCTACCTCCAAAACTAGTAAGCAATATATTGGGATATTAACAATTTTTCCGGTTTCACTCACCTAaccatatttttttccattgacAAGTTGGGTTGCTCAGGTGTTAAAAGTACATTCCGCCTCCAACCTCAAAAGGTTGTAGATTCGAGTTATTAAAGGAGCAAAATGTGAGAGCTTCGGAGGTATAAAGAAAAGGTTTAACAAGTGTATAATAATCACTAACAGATAAATATTATATAGTGATCAAACTTTTATAAGAAATAGGAGTAACTATTAggatttataatttttgatgACTTTATTAAACTGTTATGTTGCATGAATATTCACAATATATTTGCCTAAGAGAAAAGCTATCAATAATTGGGCTGCTTATGGTTTGTCAAAATAGATCCATTCTTTAATGGACCAGACAGTGACATCTTTCTAAGGTTTCTTGACCTCACTGGGCTTAAAGGGGTCCTTTTGGTAGAGTGAAATACTTTGTGACGATGCTTTCAACAAgttcttttaaagaaaatttactTAGAGATATGAATGATTCGATGcaaaatttcaataaatttgGGTTACGTTTTTTGATTTtgagtaaatttttttaaataaaatcgaatacattattgagattaagcCACGTATCTCTTCATTAGTTTTAAGGATATACATAATCCAAAAATTGacgataaaaatatatatatataacattgaAGTATAACAAAGATATCAAGATACCATTTGTGATAGTTCGagatatatttatcatttttctatttaataAATGTAATCATTCTTTGATTGTAatctactccctccgtccacttttatttgttatgttgcgcttttcgaaagtcaatttgactaattttcaatgttaaattagattacattaatcgatattttaaacaaaaattttagatattcaaaaactatacgaaaaatattataaattataattttttgcatatcaatatgatgaaaaaatacttcgtaaaatgttagtcaaagttcttatagtttgactctaaaaggaaatcatgacaattaaaagtagacGGAGGTAGTAACTCATACCTACTAACTGATTTAAgttatctcttcttttttttggtttcccacctaGTGTCCGGaacccacattggagctccgacaAAATCCGGATCGCGCTCTGCAGGGCACAttcgggggtggcgctcccaacaggattttctccatacccagagCTCGAAcgcgagacctctggttaagggtgaaacagTCCTACCAGTGCaccaccacaacccatgttggtaaGTTATCTCTTAATTATATCATAATCACCAATCATCTACATTTCAGCATAATTTCTTTGATTGTAATCTAACTAGTACCTACTAACTGGTTTAAATTATCTCTTCATAATCACCAATCATCAACATTTCAACATAATTGCTACttcatttgttcttttttatatgtcatccttaCTATATATAGTTGGTttataatacttgtcattttataaaatcaacacAAAAATTACGATACTctttctattttacccttgtgagttattagtcttgaaaatatacatttgaccaacatagaaaaactaagtaaataattcatgttaattggtcaaattaattcatattcgttgattgaaaagttgacttcagaaaaaaaaaatataaagataaaatagtaAACTTACTTAATTTCTAAACGCACGTGAAATAAAAAATGGTGACTTATAAATATAAACGGAAGAGTAGTACTTACTAGTGGGGTGTGCATGTGGCGCACGCAAACaaaaaacctttcaccatcGAAAGATGTCATTATATTGGCTGTGAAATAGATATGTTTTCATTGAAAATTTGGCATTATTCATGTTTGCTTAATGTCAAATATTTCTATCCCTCgtttcattattatttattttatccatcataaaaataatttattattattattagtatatgttttaatgttttcttaatttagtaaattgaataaataatataatgatCAATTAATGTagaataaaaaaagtaattattaaGAAGCATGCAAAATTTAAagtgaataaataaaagtgaatcCGAGAAGTATAATAGTGATGGTCCATACTCCATTATCAACTCTTTGTTAATTGCATAATGTTCCCAATGGACTCAAACATTTATTTAAATTCCACTTGTCATAAAATGTTCATGAAATGAGGACCCCCTTTTTTTCAGTCGAAGAACTGTGCAATATGATAAAATTTCGTCACATGTGATGAAATAGTGTTGAAACTttaatgttttcacattttttaatGTGGTCcacatattaaataattaaaatatttatttatttcttaattaaataataccaTTAGGTAGTTCCTTGAtggaagaaattaattatttgagtcCCTAACTTTACATCatttaattaagtaaaaaagTTTCTAGAGTTTAAAAGTAATTGCCTAACAATATAAATGCCTACGAAGTGTGGCAAATTCTCCATTAATTCTtactagaataaaaaaaatgtgaccgtacacaactaattaattttctGAAGTCATTCAAATCCACTTGTTCAGATCCTACATTATGTGTTGGATTCAGAGTTTGAAGTTCATGAACTTTTAAATCAATTGAAACCTCGTCAAAGGAGGGTAGTAAAGCTTAAATGGGTTCTATTTTTGTTACTAAACCAAGAGCCTACTTTCTTATTAGGTTAATCCAACatatatttcttatatatttaataaatttctctAAAATAAATGTTAGATTTAGGTAAAAGTTATTGAAATCTCGAAAAACTGTCTCAAATCCTACGTCCGTCCGTGATATTCAGAGTCTATTAGAACTAAACAAAATAGAACATGGCGAAATAACGTAGGAATTAAAATAAACATGGTAAAATATGTTTGAAAATAACTCAAAACTGAGTTATTTCCCGTGAAAAGTGTATAAAATGGAAATAATGATATTAAAAGGTGCAGAATTCTGTGAGAAATAGATATTTATCTTACTAAAATTGGAATGTTTTTTTCCCTAAATATATTGGCtcgactatgattaagatgtttataattattgttTCTTGGTGTACTTTTATATTGTTTGTTGTTAGTTGCTATATTTTCTacattatcttcttcttcttttttatatttattgtaattgtACTGAGAGTCCTTCAAAAACAACATCTCTACAACGTAATTATAAGTTCTGCATATACATTCTACCCAACCCCAAATTTCACTTTCACTCATATGCAGATGTTATTGCTCTTTGTAATTCAAATAGGACAAATATCACTCATTCAATAGTCTTCAACAGATTGGGGAAAATAGTTTTGGTGAAAATTGTTTTTGGTAGAATAATCTTACTGGGACTGTGTGGCTACATCACCCCTCCATAAatgaataaacaaaaagaaggaaaaagataacaacaacattagTGTAATTCTACAAGTTTATTATGTAGgatatattttcaataaaacCTTAGCTCAAAAAAAGTGTAATCGAATAaggatttaaagaaaaattacgacaataatattgtatatagaagttttgttcttttatttttgaaagtgATGAAGAATCTTTTCCTTTTAGTGATGCTATTGAGGTACCATgaaaataaagttaattttgATAGCTCCCAACCTTGTTGACTAGGATTCTAGCTATGCAAAAAGAATATGATACCACATTCCTATTGAGTTCACTTCACTTGTAAAGATTCTCTGACGATTTCTTACTTTAAATACTTTCATCTTTACTTTCAACATGTTTCCCACATTCAATACTTTCTTTACTAGGTAAACTTTCTCTTCTCTTTGAAACCTCCACAACTAGTAACCAACTTTTTACTCATTAATTATGAAAGTGACACTCAATTAAATACTTGCTAACCAATTGATTCTTATGTTAATCTAACCCAAATAAGACTTCAAGgcgtaaaaaaagaaaatgaacattAACGTATCAAAAGGACAAATAATTAAAGCAACTAAATAAATCTTACAAGTTAATGAATCTTGtggtaaaaaaatatgttacaaGCTTCtcttaattaaagtttatattactcagattcttcaaaattaattaaagtttatacTACTCGGTTTCttcaaaaaataacaagaagacttcaaattttaaagaaacaTACATAAATTCAATATACATGAATTAAATATCAATTTTGAACCACCCGAACAACACGTAACTTAAAATCATGATACGTTAGGTATTTTTACGTCatgaaactaaaaatgaaacaGGAAAAAATAAATCAGAACGCCCGAAAAAGTACAGATGCATCTCCCAACATGTACTTTTCGCCATAcaatgaatgagaaaaaaaaaaacataaaataaaccGCTCCGTTTCCGAAAAGATAAACTATGCAAATAGGGTACTCCTCACAGTTttcacataataaataaataattattaatgacaaactattaagtttttttttctatttcagaAATAACAATCGTAAAGCCAAAAGAAACTTCACATAACTAGACAACTAATATCAATTGTGTTAAGACATGTAATAAAGTTTTTCCTTTACATATGATAACTTAGAGTATGAGTGTCAAGTgctaaattatttaatttttgaaggtagaatatctaaaatataatttagatattaagaacttatatgtaaatttataatataattaacaaaaatcagaatatttaaatatttaggGTTTAGCTAAAGTGCTTAATGCCAAGGTGATATCTACAATGATGCAGTGTAACTGAACTAAATGCGGCGAAATACATCCAattttaaaataggaaaaaaaaatagcaacatataattaaatgacaataaataaggaaaaaattcTATGGAATCTTCAGATCTATTATCGGGAAACCATCAAATTCTACGTACATTAAGAAAATCCAACAACAAACAACTAAAATATTAGGTTAATTTCTTCGCTTGTTAAgtcaattaatttattatatcaattttttattttttagttttaaaaagaCCTTTGTAACACTGGCGTGAAATCCTAGAAATCAaccctaaaaatatatttaaaaaaagaagtttttttttaggTGGAAGCAGGAGGCGCATCGGAGCTTATCATGAACAGTTGCCCGTAATGCTATACCTGTTAACGGAAGAAAATTCAgatagaaaacatttttttctgaTAAAGATCATAACAAACGCAAATCCAACTTAATCGAAACCTCAAAAAATTCagatagaaaatatttttagttaaatagATTTTAAACAACGCGAATTCAAAAAAATCGAGAACTCAAAAAAATTGgatagaaaacatttttttttcttaaaaaaatcttaaacaagGCAAATACAACAATCGAGACCTCAAAAATTCAgatataaaacattttttagttttctattttttagttaaatagATCTTAAACAGCGCAAATCGAAATTAATCCAGACGTCAAAATATTCAGATAGagaacgtttttttttttttacttaaatagATCTTAAACAACGCAAAACCAAATTAAATGaatcaaaaaaatcatttttttacttaaatagTTCTTAAACAACGtaaatccaaaatccaaatTAATTGAGACATCTAAAAATTCAGATTGAAAACAATTTTAAGTTAACTTAAACAGATCTTAAACAACGCAAATCCAAATTAATCGAATACCAGCCAGAAAACAGAAAACCAGATCGATGCCCTAACAATGTGAGGCGGGTTAAGCACTGGATGCAGAGGTTTATCGATCGCTTCCTGTTGCTATATTTATGGCTTTTCAGGGAACAGATCGATGAACCGCTGCCTCCAGTGTTCTAacccaacaaaaagaaaaacagatCAGTTATCCCGCTTGTATCACATAGATCTAACctcaaaacaaatttttttcgaaaaaaaaaaacaggccATTGACTTCGAAAATGACGATATAaca
Protein-coding regions in this window:
- the LOC125858652 gene encoding ethylene-responsive transcription factor RAP2-11-like — translated: MENSKSPSESFNNSSKNKPISSNDGKKFIGVRQRPSGRWVAEIKETSQKLRLWLGTFDKAEEAALAYDSAARLLRGRNAKTNFKNQGILKPNEENCSLLEKNPRLYQLMKHAIMKKLAGKYQNNERLETEEALVQESINKEEICGIQLQGSSKVYSSVIVAPSFSNNEKSYQL